The genomic segment GCCGAGGTCGAAGTGATGATGGCCACCGTCTATGGAGGGCTGTCGCAGTTCGTCGCGGTCCAGGCTTGGCCAGATCGGCTGACGCCGTCGACGATCGCGGCGCTGGCGCTGCTCACCACCACCGTCAACATCCGCTTCTTCCTGATGACGGCGTCGATGCGGCCGTGGTTCGGCACGTTGCCGGCGTGGCAGGCTTATCCCCCGCTGCTGCTGGTTACCGATGGCGGCTGGCTCGCAGCGATGCGCTATCGTGAGCATGGCGGCGCCAATGCCTGGTTCTACCTCGGCGGCGCGTTGGTTCTGTATCTGGTGTGGCTGGTCTCGGCGATTCCGGGCTTTCTGCTCGCCGAACAGCTCGCTGATCCGAAGAAGTTCGGCGTCGACATCGCGATGCCGGCGTTCTTCGCGGCGCTCTTGGTACCAGCCTGGAAGGGGCCGCGCCGGGCGATTACTTGGCTCGTGTCGGGGATCGTCGCCCTGACGGTGCATTGGCTGATCCCGGGCTATTGGTTCATCATTGCCGGCGCGCTGTCAGGTGCGATCACCGCCGGACTGATGGATGAACCGCCAGTGGCGACGTCCCACGCGGGGCATTCGTCATGACCGATATGCTCCGCAGCGACGTGATGATTGCCTTCGCCATCATGACTGCCGTCACCGTCGCGTCCCGGCTCGGCGGCTACTTCATGATGCGCTATGTCGAGGTCACGCCGCGGGTGAGGCGGATGCTCGATGCGCTGCCCGGCTCGATTATCGTCGCGGCGGCGCTGCCGGTGGCGGTCAATGGCGGGCCGATCGTCATGCTCGCGCTGGCGGCCGCGATCGCGGTGAGTGTGCTGCGTCGCAATGACTTTCTGGCAGTCATAACCGGTATGTTAGTAGCGGCGGCGGCCCGAGCTCTGGGGCTGCCGGGCTAGTTTGCAGGAATGCTATTCATTTCATTACCGTAAGGGCTTGCCTTCGCTTCTGAATAAGTGTTCACTTTTTTCACTGATTTGGTGAGGGTGTTCCGTCCGTTTCCCTCGCTACTCCAGCAACTTGATGAGCGCGCCGGTCGATTTTGTCGCACACTGCGGCCGCGCTCGTTCCAGGACGAACACGCCATGGTTTACCGGCGAACCCACCAGGTGGTTAAGCGCTTAGCAGCGCGCCGCAGCGCTATCCTCGCTGCAGCGCGTGAGACCGCCGCCGAAGGCGGAATGGCCGCGGTGCAGATCGCGCCGGTGGCAGCGCGTGCCAAGGTCGCCGCAGGCACCGTGTACCGTTACTTTCCCTCCAAAGCCGATCTGATTTCGGAACTCATCGCCGACGTCTCGCGCGACGAGCTCGCAGCGATCCGCCGTGCAGCCGACGCAGCGCCTGGGCCGTCTTCAGCACTGGCGGCGGCGGTCACCACGGTCGCGGTGCACGTATTGTCTCATCGCAAGCTGGCGTGGGGCATCTTGGCGGAACCCGTCGATGTCGATGTGTCCGCCTCACGGCTCGCCAGTCGCCGTGAGATCGCCGGCGAGATCGAACTGCGGATCACTGCCGCGGTGCGCGCCGGCCATCTGCCTGCGCAAGA from the Rhodopseudomonas palustris genome contains:
- a CDS encoding AzlC family ABC transporter permease; the protein is MTTHITKAPAYWSRDAIWPGIVAIGPMLPGTLAFGMAFGALCAQKNFTLAEVEVMMATVYGGLSQFVAVQAWPDRLTPSTIAALALLTTTVNIRFFLMTASMRPWFGTLPAWQAYPPLLLVTDGGWLAAMRYREHGGANAWFYLGGALVLYLVWLVSAIPGFLLAEQLADPKKFGVDIAMPAFFAALLVPAWKGPRRAITWLVSGIVALTVHWLIPGYWFIIAGALSGAITAGLMDEPPVATSHAGHSS
- a CDS encoding TetR/AcrR family transcriptional regulator — its product is MVYRRTHQVVKRLAARRSAILAAARETAAEGGMAAVQIAPVAARAKVAAGTVYRYFPSKADLISELIADVSRDELAAIRRAADAAPGPSSALAAAVTTVAVHVLSHRKLAWGILAEPVDVDVSASRLASRREIAGEIELRITAAVRAGHLPAQDTALASTALLGAVHESLVGPLAPDNLDDPAKLRDAVQTVTLLALRAVGVMDARARGLVVQAVVPPRSLVGA
- a CDS encoding AzlD family protein; translation: MTDMLRSDVMIAFAIMTAVTVASRLGGYFMMRYVEVTPRVRRMLDALPGSIIVAAALPVAVNGGPIVMLALAAAIAVSVLRRNDFLAVITGMLVAAAARALGLPG